In the genome of Entelurus aequoreus isolate RoL-2023_Sb linkage group LG15, RoL_Eaeq_v1.1, whole genome shotgun sequence, one region contains:
- the LOC133630120 gene encoding dnaJ homolog subfamily C member 13-like isoform X1, whose translation MNILKDNQDLACFYTTKHSWRGKYKRVFSVGTHCITTYNPTTLEVTNQWPYGDICGIGPVGKGQGTEFNLTFRKGTGKKSETLKFSTEHRTELLTEALRFRTEFSEGKITGRRYNCYKHHWSDTRKPVNLEVTPGGIDQIDPHTNRVLCSYDYRNVEGFVETSDYQGGFGILYGGFSRLHLFASEHRDDIIRSAIEHAGNFIGITLRLRKEALTFEGFFTDRLGKYSSDESITSLAEFVVQKITPRHPEPVKRILALTETCLVERDPASYNIVTVKPFEEVFALICDANNPQVFTVEFIRGQIRKFSSTERDSLLASLLDGVRASGNRDVCVKMAPTRRGQRWGLLSMPVDEEVESLHLKFLAAPPNGNFADAVFRFNANISYSGVLHAVTQDGLFSENKEKLINNAILALLTQEAELPSLNAELESHFQAIRRLVASKAGFQAFTQLPKSGHGSGLTDGTFREKLGVKTVKALKRNNNGVTHAAIDMLCALMCPMHDDYDLRQEQLNKASLLSSKKFLENLLEKFITNVDHGTGALVISSLLDFLTFALCAPYSETTEGQQFDMLLEMVASNGRTLFKLFQHPSMAIVKGAGLVMKAIIEEGDKEIATKMQELALSEGALPRHLHTSLFTISMDQRMLTNRQLSRHLVGLWTAENPVAMNLLKRILPTGLLAYMDSPDAVPEKDMDRMHVRDNVKLATDLLNRNKVPEWQRIAGKAAKEVEKFAKEKADIVLMHWRDKMGIAQKEQDRNNLNPNQKPVILRKRRQRIKIEANWELFYYRFQLDHARSNLIWNLKTREELRDALEGEMRAFNVDRELGNATIISWNHQEFEVKYECLSDEIKIGDYYLRLLLEEDENAESSAIKRSYEFFNELYHRFLLTPKVTMKCLCLQALTIVYGKCFEEIGPFADTKYIVGMLDRCTDKVERDRLIHFLNKLILNKKNVKDIMDSNGVRILVDLLTLAHLHTSRATVPLQSNVLEAAPDMKRESEKEWYFGNADKERRGPFSFEEMQEFWNNGTLTAKTRCWAQGMDGWRPLQAIPQLKWCLLATGQAVMNESDLATLILNMLITMCSYYPSRDQDNAIIRPLPKIKRMISDNACLPHIVQLLLTFDPILVEKVANVLYLVMQDNPNLQRLYLSGVFFFIMMYTGSNVLPVARFLKHTHLKQAFKSEESKGQDIVERSVLGPVLPEAMVCYLENYEAERFSEIFLGEFDTPEAIWSSEMRRLMIEKIAGHIADFSPRLQSNTRALYQYCPIPVISFPQLDNELFCNIYYLRHLCDATHFPNWPIRDAVKLLKDTLEAWKREVEKKPPSMSVDDAYDVLNLPKGQGPHEESKIRKAYFRLAQKYHPDKNPDGRDMFEKVNKAYEFLCTKSARILDGPDPENIILILKTQSILFNRHKQELEPYKYAGYPMLIKTITMETQDDQLFSKTSPLLPAAAELAFHTVNCSALNAEELRRENGIEVLLEALSRCVSVLTASSKTDDMAVQVCGHICRCYSVAAQFEECREKIIELPYIIRDLCHILYFGKVLPKTASLAVQCVSSFAVDFFLQTHLYHAGVLWHLLVNLFNYDYTLEESGVKTSQETNQQQVANDLAKLSLMSLSRLGGYLRTPHSPDDNNPVSETNGVEGTPPENPTVRKSLASMLTPYISRKLGVGTSAEVLKLLNSNSENPYLIWNNGTRAELLEFLESQQEGNIRRGENDESFGADFVFSEHSKELIVGEIFVRVYNEQPAFPLEFPKAFAASLLDYVGSQAQYLHTLLAMSQSNKVESQQHAERLRFAEMALEALRNVIKNNPGSETECIGHFKLLFSLLRVHGAGRVQQLVLEVVNTVTSNQECVSNIAESLVLSNLLLLLHSLPSSRQMVLETLHALTSNTKIVKEAMAKGALIYLLDLFCNCTHPQVRTQTAELFSKMTSDKLVGPKVRLTLIRFLPGVFMDAMRDNAEAAVHIFEGTHENPELIWNDSSRETVSTTVREMMIEHFKQQKDNPDVNWRLPEDFTVAYGAGQGELEVGGVFLRIFIAQPGWVLRKPREFLVSLLETVTELLEKNNPNGEALETVTTAAVCLFSTQTQLADQVPPLGHLPRILAALNHKNNAIPKSSIRLIHVLSDNELCVRSMAALEAIGPLMTGMKVRADMAGLACEALNRMFQKEQTELVAQALRVELVPYLLKLLEGIGLETLHNPSATKAQIVKALKSMTRSLQYGEQVNEILAKSAVWSAFKDQKHDLFISESQTAGYLTGPGVAGYLTAAGSGTPVMPSVPPPVDTDHGDQG comes from the exons TCATCCGCAGTGCCATAGAGCATGCTGGGAACTTCATCGGGATCACACTGCGGCTTAGGAAGGAGGCCCTGACCTTCGAGGGCTTCTTCACGGACAGGCTGGGGAAGTACAGCTCAGACGAGAGCATCACGTCGCTGGCCGAGTTTGTGGTGCAGAAAATAACCCCACGCCACCCG GAGCCCGTTAAGCGCATTTTGGCCTTGACTGAGACGTGTTTGGTGGAGAGAGACCCAGCGTCCTACAACATTGTCACCGTCAAACCATTTGAAGAG GTGTTTGCGCTCATCTGCGATGCGAATAACCCTCAGGTGTTTACAGTGGAATTCATCAGAGGCCAGATAAGAAAGTTCTCCTCCACAGAACG GGACTCTTTGCTGGCCAGCTTGCTCGATGGAGTCCGTGCGTCGGGCAACAGGGACGTGTGCGTCAAGATGGCCCCTACTCGGCGGGGCCAACGTTGGGGACTCTTGAGCATGCCCGTCGACGAAGAGGTGGAGAGCCTGCATCTCAAATTCCTGGCAGCACCTCCGA atggaAACTTTGCCGATGCGGTATTCCGATTTAACGCCAACATATCCTACAGTGGAGTGCTACATGCAGTAACACAAGAT GGTCTTTTCTCAGAGAACAAAGAGAAGCTCATCAACAACGCCATCCTGGCTCTTCTGACGCAGGAGGCAGAGTTGCCCTCGCTCAATGCTGAGCTGGAGAGTCACTTCCAGGCCATCCGGCGCCTGGTGGCTTCCAAAGCTGGCTTCCAGGCCTTCACACAGCTGCCTAA GTCTGGTCACGGGTCTGGACTCACAGACGGAAC GTTCAGGGAAAAGTTAGGAGTAAAGACTGTCAAAGCTTTAAAGAGGAACAACAACGGTGTGACACACGCTGCTATCGACATGCTCTGCGCCCTGATGTGt CCCATGCATGACGACTATGACCTAAGACAGGAGCAACTCAACAAAGCATCTCTACTGTCTTCTAAAAAGTTCCTGGAAAACCTCCTGGAAAAATTCATTACCAATGTT GACCATGGAACAGGGGCTTTGGTCATCAGCTCCCTATTGGATTTTTTAACGTTTGCTCTGTGCGCCCCTTACAGTGAAACCACTGAGGGCCAACAGTTTGACATGCTGCTTGAGATGGTGGCCTCCAACGGACGCACGCTCTTTAAACTCTTCCAG CATCCCTCTATGGCGATTGTGAAAGGCGCTGGGCTAGTAATGAAAGCCATTATTGAg GAAGGGGACAAGGAAATCGCCACCAAAATGCAAGAGCTAGCTTTAAGTGAGGGGGCTCTTCCTCGGCATCTGCACACTTCCTTGTTTACCATCAGCATGGACCAGAGGATGCTCACCAACAG ACAGTTGAGTCGTCATCTTGTTGGTCTGTGGACCGCAGAAAACCCTGTCGCCATGAACCTCCTCAAAAGAATATTG CCAACGGGCCTGCTAGCTTACATGGACAGTCCTGATGCAGTGCCGGAGAAAGACATGGATCGAATGCACGTCAGGGATAACGTGAAACTTGCTACG GACCTTCTCAACCGAAACAAGGTCCCTGAGTGGCAGCGGATAGCCGGCAAAGCAGCCAAAGAGGTGGAGAAGTTTGCCAAGGAGAAGGCAGACATAGTTCTCATGCACTGGAGGGATAAGATGGGCATTGCACAGAAGGAG CAGGACAGAAATAACCTG AATCCCAATCAAAAGCCAGTCATCCTGAGAAAAAGACGACAGCGAATCAAGATCGAAGCCAACTGGGAGCTTTTTTACTACAG ATTCCAGCTGGACCATGCACGTTCCAACCTGATCTGGAATCTAAAAACAAGGGAGGAGCTGCGGGACGCTCTCGAAGGGGAGATGCGCGCCTTCAACGTGGACCGTGAGCTTGGCAATGCCACCATCATCTCCTGGAACCACCAGGAGTTTGAg GTTAAATATGAGTGCCTTTCTGATGAAATCAAGATAGGTGACTATTATTTGCGCCTCCTGCTGGAGGAGGATGAAAATGCGGAATCCAGTGCCATCAAAAGATC GTACGAGTTCTTCAACGAGCTCTACCACCGCTTTCTGCTAACACCCAAAGTCACGATGAAGTGCCTTTGCTTACAGGCGCTAACAATAGTCTATGGCAAGTGCTTCGAAGAGATCGGTCCCTTCGCAGACACCAAATATATCGTGGGCATGCTGGACCGC tgcACTGACAAAGTGGAAAGAGACAGACTCATCCACTTCTTGAACAAACTAATTCTCAACAAG AAAAACGTAAAAGATATAATGGACTCTAACGGGGTCCGAATTCTAGTGGACTTGCTCACCTTGGCCCATCTGCATACCAGCAGAGCTACTGTGCCACTTCAG AGCAACGTCTTGGAAGCAGCACCAGACATGAAAAGAGAGAGTGAGAAGGAGTGGTACTTTGGAAATGCTGACAAAGAAAGAAGAGGACCTTTCAGTTTTGAAGAG ATGCAGGAGTTTTGGAACAACGGCACCTTGACTGCCAAGACGCGGTGTTGGGCTCAGGGAATGGATGGGTGGCGCCCCCTGCAGGCAATCCCGCAACTGAAGTGGTGCCTTCTGGCCACGGGGCAGGCGGTGATGAACGAGTCGGACCTGGCGACCCTGATCCTCAATATGCTCATCACCATGTGCTCCTACTATCCCAGCAG GGACCAAGATAATGCCATCATTCGTCCATTGCCAAAGATCAAGAGGATGATAAGTGACAATGCTTGCCTTCCTCATATTGTTCAG TTGCTCTTGACATTTGATCCCATTCTGGTGGAAAAAGTGGCCAACGTCCTCTACCTGGTAATGCAGGACAATCCCAACCTGCAGCGGCTGTACTTGAGTGGAGTCTTCTTCTTCATCATGATGTACACTGGCTCCAACGTGCTTCCTGTTGCCAG GTTCCTGAAGCACACACACCTGAAACAAGCCTTTAAATCAGAGGAG TCTAAAGGCCAGGATATTGTGGAGCGGAGTGTTCTGGGACCAGTTCTTCCAGAAGCCATGGTGTGCTATTTGGAGAACTATGAGGCAGAACGCTTTTCTGAGATTTTTCTCGGAGAATTCGACACTCCCGAAGCCATTTGGAGCAGCGAGATGAG GCGCCTGATGATTGAAAAGATCGCCGGCCACATTGCGGACTTCAGCCCAAGGCTGCAGAGCAACACGCGTGCCCTCTACCAGTACTGCCCCATTCCCGTGATCAGTTTCCCTCAACTGGACAACGAGCTGTTCTGCAACATCTACTACCTCAGACACCTGTGTGACGCCACTCACTTCCCCAACTGGCCTATTCGAGATGCT GTAAAGCTGCTTAAAGACACGCTCGAAGCTTGGAAGAGGGAGGTAGAGAAGAAGCCTCCCTCCATGTCTGTAGATGATGCTTACGATGTCCTCAACCTCCCCAAAGGACAAGGACC ACATGAAGAGAGCAAGATCAGGAAGGCTTACTTCCGGCTGGCGCAGAAGTACCATCCTGACAAGAACCCTGATGGCAGA GACATGTTTGAAAAAGTCAACAAGGCCTATGAGTTCCTCTGCACAAAGTCTGCCCGAATCCTAGATGGGCCTGACCCAGAAAACATAATTCTCATCCTCAAGACTCAGAGCATCCTCTTCAATCGGCACAAACAAG AACTGGAGCCCTACAAATATGCTGGGTACCCAATGCTCATCAAAACAATCACGATGGAGACCCAAGATGACCAACTCTTCTCCAAGACCTCCCCTCTTCTCCCGGCTGCCGCTGAGCTGGCCTTCCACACCGTCAATTGTTCAGCGCTCAACGCTGAGGAGCTTCGCCGCGAGAATGGCATTGAG GTTTTGCTGGAAGCTCTTTCGCGTTGTGTCTCCGTGTTGACTGCATCCAGCAAGACTGACGACATGGCGGTTCAG GTGTGCGGGCACATCTGTCGGTGCTACAGTGTTGCGGCACAGTTTGAGGAATGCAGAGAAAAGATCATTGAGCTGCCCTACATCATTAGAGACCTCTGTCACATCTTGTATTTTGGAAAG GTTCTTCCCAAAACTGCATCCCTGGCTGTTCAGTGCGTTAGCTCTTTCGCCGTGGATTTCTTCCTCCAGACCCATCTATACCATGCCGGTGTGCTCTGGCACCTGCTGGTCAATCTCTTCAACTACGATTACACTCTGGAGGAGAGCGGCGTTAAAACAAGTCAGGAGACCAACCAGCAGCAGGTGGCCAACGACCTGGCCAAACTCAGCCTGATGTCCCTCAGCCGCTTGGGAGGCTACCTCAGGACGCCGCACAGCCCCGACGACAACAATCCGGTGTCGGAGACCAACGGCGTGGAGGGTACGCCGCCTGAGAACCCCACTGTACGCAAAAGCCTTGCTTCCATGTTGACACCGTACATCTCCAGGAAGCTGGGAGTCGGAACCTCAGCTGAG GTCTTGAAACTTCTAAACAGTAACTCTGAGAATCCCTACCTCATATGGAATAATGGAACACGAGCCGAGCTGCTGGAGTTCCTGGAGAgtcaacaagagggaaacatcagaagG GGAGAAAACGATGAGAGCTTTGGTGCAGATTTTGTGTTCAGTGAGCACAGCAAAGAGCTGATAGTCGGGGAGATCTTCGTACGGGTTTACAACGAACAACCAGCTTTCCCACTTGAA TTTCCCAAAGCATTTGCAGCCAGTCTGCTGGATTATGTGGGCTCTCAGGCTCAGTACCTCCACACTTTGCTGGCCATGAGTCAGAGCAACAAGGTAGAGTCCCAGCAGCATGCTGAGCGACTCCGCTTTGCAGAGATGGCTTTAGAGGCTTTACGCAACGTCATCAAGAACAACCCCG GCTCCGAGACGGAATGCATTGGTCATTTTAAGCTGCTCTTCTCCCTTTTGCGGGTTCATGGAGCTGGCCGGGTGCAGCAGCTAGTGTTGGAG GTGGTGAACACAGTAACATCGAATCAAGAATGTGTGAGCAACATTGCAGAGTCGCTCGTGCTGTCTAACCTACTTTTACTGCTGCACTCTCTGCCATCGA GCAGACAAATGGTGTTGGAAACCCTCCATGCACTGACTTCCAACACTAAAATAGTCAAAGAGGCCATGGCTAAAG GAGCTCTCATCTACCTGCTGGATCTATTCTGCAACTGCACCCACCCTCAGGTTCGCACACAAACAGCTGAGCTCTTCTCCAAAATGACCTCAGACAAGCTGGTGGGGCCCAAG GTTCGGCTGACTCTAATTCGTTTCCTTCCGGGAGTGTTCATGGATGCTATGCGGGACAACGCTGAAGCGGCAGTGCACATATTTGAGGGAACACATGAGAATCCTGAACTCATTTGGAATGATAGCTCCAGAGAGACAGTTTCTACCACTGTGCGGGAGATGATGATTGA GCACTTTAAACAGCAGAAAGATAATCCTGATGTCAACTGGAGA CTGCCGGAGGACTTCACTGTGGCCTACGGAGCTGGACAGGGAGAGCTGGAAGTGGGCGGAGTATTCTTGCGCATCTTTATTGCTCAGCCAGGCTGGGTGCTACGCAAGCCTCGGGAGTTCCTGGTGTCTCTCTTGGAAACCGTGACAGAGCTATTAGAGAAGAACAACCCTAAT GGGGAGGCGCTGGAGACCGTCACCACAGCAGCAGTGTGTCTGTTCAGCACACAGACTCAGCTCGCTGATCAAGTCCCACCCCTGGGTCACTTGCCTCGCATCTTAGCAGCACTTAACCACAAGAACAACGCCATACCGAAGAGCTCCATCCGTCTCATCCACGTGCTCTCAGATAATGAG CTCTGCGTGCGCTCCATGGCTGCCCTTGAGGCCATCGGCCCTCTCATGACGGGAATGAAGGTCCGTGCAGACATGGCTGGGCTGGCCTGTGAGGCGCTAAACCGCATGTTCCAGAAGGAGCAGACAGAACTCGTAGCTCAG GCTCTGAGGGTCGAGCTGGTTCCATACCTTTTAAAGCTTCTGGAAGGAATTGGTCTGGAGACCCTACACAACCCCTCTGCGACCAAGGCCCAGATTGTAAAGGCTCTCAAGTCTATGACTCGCAGTCTGCAGTATGGAGAGCAG GTCAACGAAATACTAGCAAAATCTGCAGTATGGAGTGCCTTCAAGGACCAGAAACATGATCTCTTCATTTCCGAGTCTCAGACTGCAGGCTACCTAACAG GGCCAGGAGTAGCAGGTTACCTTACAGCAGCAGGAAGCGGCACACCGGTAATGCCCAGCGTCCCACCACCAGTGGACACCGACCACGGAGACCAAGGCTGA